GTCGGCGGCATGGGCGCGGTGAGCGATGCGCTGGCGGACGCCGCCCGGTCGGCCGGGGCGGTGCTGCGCACCGGTGCGGAGGTCATCGGCGTCGACCCCGCGGGCGAGGTGACGTGGCGGGACGCCGACGGGGAGCACGCGGTGGACGCCGACTACGTGCTCGCGGGTTGTGCCCCGGCGACCCTGCAGCGTCTTCTCGGTCCGCACGGCGCGCCGCCGCCACTCGCCCCGGAGGGCGCCCAGCTCAAGGTCAACATGCTGCTGCGTCGCCTGCCGAGGCCGCTCGAGGACGTCGAGCCGGCCGCGGCGTTCGGCGGCACCTTCCACGTCAACGAGTCCGCCTCCCAGCTCGAGAGGGCCTACGAGCAGGCCGGGAGCGGTCAGGTCCCGACCACTCCCCCGGCGGAGATCTACTGCCACTCACTGTCGGACGACAGCATCCTGGGGCCGGGTCTGCGAGCCGCCGGGGCGCACACCCTGACCCTGTTCGGGCTGCACATGCCCGCCCGGCTGTTCCGGGAGGACCCGGACGGCGCCCGCGAGGCGGCCCTGCGGGCCACCCTGGCCTCCCTCGACAGCGTGCTGGCCGAGCCGGTCGAGGAGCTGCTGCTCACCGACGCCGAGGGCCGTCCCTGCCTGGAGGTGCGCAGCCCGGTCGACCTCGAGCGGGACGTCGGCCTGCCCGGCGGCCACATCTTCCACGGCGACCTGGCGTGGCCGTGGGCGGAGAGCCCCGAGGAGGTCGGTCGCTGGGGGGTGGAGACCGAGCACGAGCGGGTGCTGCTCTGCGGCGCCGGCGCCCGGCGCGGCGGCGGGGTCAGCGGGATCCCGGGGCGGGCCGCCGCGATGGCGGTCCTGGGCCGCACCGGTGAGCCGACGGCCTAGCCGACGACGCCCTCGAGCCGCTCCAGTGCGACCTCCCAGTGCCGGCGCAGCATCTCCGGGTCGTCCCCGTCGTGCAGCCGCTCGTGGACGACGTCCAGCCGGGTGCCCTCACCCTCGGCGGACAGGTGCACGTCCACCAGGCTCGGCGGGTCGTCCTCGGTGAAGTGCCACGAGAAGCGCAGCTGCTCGAGCGGGTGGTAGCTGCGGACCACGCCGTGCGTACCGTCCTCGGCACGCCAGGGATCACCCTTGCTGCCCAGGCTCGCGCCACGACCGAGCAGGGCCTGGGTGCCCGGCTCGGTGATGAGGACCTCCCAGACGCGCTCGACCGGCGTCGGCACCGCGCGCGAGACGCGCACGGTCCGAGGCGATGCGTCGCTGCCGAGCTCCTCTGAGGCGGACTGGGTGGGACTGCTCACGGGCACCTCCGGGTACGAGGCGTCCGGCCCGCTCCGCAGGTCGGGCGGTCGGACGCCGCCTGACTCCCTGTCCCCACCTAGCAGACCAGCGAACCGGCACCGGGACAAGAGGACCTCGGGCCCTGGTGGCTCACTCGCACCTCACGCGCACCTCACTCGGGGTTGCGCGGGCCCTGCTCGCCCCACTCCTCCCACTGGCGCTCCTCCTCGTCCCACTGCTCGGTACGCGCCCGGGCGGTCTCCAGCGCCCGCTCGGCCTCCTCCCGCGTCGGGTACGGGCCCATCAGCACGGACCAGTCGCTCTGGCGACCCTCCTCGACCTGCTTGGTCTCGACGTTGAACCAGTACTCGGGCACCTGCTCCTCCTCGTCGTCCGTCGTCCGTCGTCCGTCGTCCGTCGTCCGTCGTCCGTCGTCCGTCGTCCGGGCCGATCATGACGCCGACCTACACTGGCTGCATGCCCACACCCGCCCCGGCGCGCACGCTGACACCCGGCACCGTCGGCCCCCGCCGCGCCGTCCCGGAGAGTCTGCCGCGCCCGGAGTACGTGGACCGGCCTGCGCCGGCGCCCTACACCGGTCCGGAGGTGAAGAGCCCCGAGGTGATCGAGCGGATGCGGGTCGCCGGCCGGCTCGCCGCGCAGGCGCTCGCCGAGGTCGGCCGCGCCGTCGCCCCCGGGGTCACCACCGACGAGCTCGACCGGATCGGCCACGAGTTCCTCCTCGACCACGGCGCCTACCCCTCCACCCTGGGGTACCGCGGCTTCCCGAAGTCGTTGTGCACCAGCGTCAACGAGGTGATCTGCCACGGCATCCCCGACTCGACCGTGCTGTCCGAGGGCGACATCTGCAACATCGACATCACCGCCTACGTCGTCCTGGACGGGATCGGCGTCCACGGGGACACCAACGCCACCTTCGAGGTCGGCGAGGTGGACGAGGAGGTGCACCTGCTCGTCGAACGGACCAGGGAGGCCACCGAGCGCGGCATCCGCGCCGTGCGG
This DNA window, taken from Kineosporiaceae bacterium SCSIO 59966, encodes the following:
- a CDS encoding NAD(P)/FAD-dependent oxidoreductase gives rise to the protein MDRSTRARSRYDAVVVGAGHNGLTAAAYLARAGRSVLVLERLDHVGGAAVSAAVFPGLDARLSRYSYLVSLLPRRLVDELGLGLRLVRRRWSSYTPVRGTGTGLLVDTHDVQRTRASFEAVTGSTADHDAWQELYGRIGRAARRIWPTVTEPLVSAEEMRRRVDDDEMWAALTERPVGEVVTERITHDVVRGVVLTDALIGTFASAHSSSLVQNCCFLYHVMGNGTGDWDVPVGGMGAVSDALADAARSAGAVLRTGAEVIGVDPAGEVTWRDADGEHAVDADYVLAGCAPATLQRLLGPHGAPPPLAPEGAQLKVNMLLRRLPRPLEDVEPAAAFGGTFHVNESASQLERAYEQAGSGQVPTTPPAEIYCHSLSDDSILGPGLRAAGAHTLTLFGLHMPARLFREDPDGAREAALRATLASLDSVLAEPVEELLLTDAEGRPCLEVRSPVDLERDVGLPGGHIFHGDLAWPWAESPEEVGRWGVETEHERVLLCGAGARRGGGVSGIPGRAAAMAVLGRTGEPTA
- a CDS encoding SRPBCC domain-containing protein produces the protein MSSPTQSASEELGSDASPRTVRVSRAVPTPVERVWEVLITEPGTQALLGRGASLGSKGDPWRAEDGTHGVVRSYHPLEQLRFSWHFTEDDPPSLVDVHLSAEGEGTRLDVVHERLHDGDDPEMLRRHWEVALERLEGVVG
- a CDS encoding SPOR domain-containing protein, with amino-acid sequence MPEYWFNVETKQVEEGRQSDWSVLMGPYPTREEAERALETARARTEQWDEEERQWEEWGEQGPRNPE
- the map gene encoding type I methionyl aminopeptidase translates to MPTPAPARTLTPGTVGPRRAVPESLPRPEYVDRPAPAPYTGPEVKSPEVIERMRVAGRLAAQALAEVGRAVAPGVTTDELDRIGHEFLLDHGAYPSTLGYRGFPKSLCTSVNEVICHGIPDSTVLSEGDICNIDITAYVVLDGIGVHGDTNATFEVGEVDEEVHLLVERTREATERGIRAVRPGRELNVIGRVIEAYARRFGYGVVRDFTGHGIGTSFHSGLIVPHYDAAPHYADVIEPGMTFTIEPMLCLGTHEWEMWDDGWTVVTRDRRPSAQFEHTLLVTDSGAEILTLP